The window taaactcaTCATCTCTATTTCTCCTTTAATAAAGACAAGTAAGCAGATCTCCCCTCACATGCACTCCTAGTCCCCTTCCCTTATCTGAAAAAATTCACCCCCATTTCTGTCTCACCAATGGAAACTGCCTGCAACTTATTCCACAACAattccaacaacaacaacaacaataataataataattcctctAGAGGTCCATTTTATAATTTCACTCATTTTGCATGGGACAATAATATCAACAACTGGGAGCTTGCTACTCCTTCCTCTCATTCCCATTCCGCCGCCTCACACTACGATCTGTTTCACCACCCCCCGGAGATGCTCTACGGCGGTGCACTCTACGGCGGCGGTGTTAGTGGACCCCACAACCATCCGGACCCTCACTTGATGTGCTTGAAGCTGGGGAAGAGGAACTACTTTGAGGACCCTAATGGCAGAAATGTGTCCACAGGGCTAACGATTTCGAAGCGGGGGAGGGGCTATTGTGACGGCGGAGAGGCGGCGGTGACGGTGGCGATTCCAGCTACGGTGCCTAGGTGTCAGGTCGAGGGGTGCCACGTGGCGTTGTTGAATGCTAAGGAGTATCATAGGAGGCATAAGGTTTGTGAGCTTCACTCAAAGGCTCCTAAAGTTGTGGTGCTTGGAATGGAACAACGATTCTGTCAACAGTGCAGCAGGTGcttctaatttttcatatttaatttaatttattacgaGTATTCGGAGTATAATGTTTTATAGGAATTACAAGAAAAACGGGCTTTTAGTACGAGTATTCGGAGCATAATGTTTTACAAGAATTACAACAAAAATGGGCTTTTACGACCGATcctttgaattaatttattacGAGTATTCggactataaatatataatggaTTATTGATTGATATGTAGGTTTCATTTGGTGACGGAGTTTGATGATACAAAGAGAAGTTGCAGGAGGAGACTAGCAGGGCACAATGAGAGAAGAAGAAAGAGTTCTCAAGAACATTCTACTACTGTGATCAGAAACAACAATCCTTCTCAAGGTATTCTTCTTTCTAAATCCATGGAAATTATAATCTTGATACagtgatttttgatatttatctgtgaaaaattatgataattgGGATTGTTGAAACAATGACAGAAGTCATTAACATTCAGCAGTAGTGCAGTACACATAATAGACTATTTTTTTGAGTCTGAGTCTCTGACTTACAAGTGTTCAAGGAGAGAAAATTTCTTACTTATGCACAGCTAGGGTAGCTATTccgtacatatatatatagtatcaaCTGGATAGAACGGTCATATTTTTTCTAGGTTTTTGTAagattttattagtattatatttggCTGCAGATCATTCAAATTTCATGCAATTGGTTTCTTTAGAACATTGGgatgaatttattttatgtaaGTTCTTGATTACACCCTTCGCGCCGGTGGGCTATATACGTTCACTGCTCGCACTTATTTAGAGATTCTTATAATGTATAGTTCCATagtacttttttaattttttttgttttcaaaaagtttaaacatcaaacttttatttcagaaattttaaaaaaaatatcatgaaggttactttaaaagaatcttagaaagtgtgccaaaaaataatgtatacaattgaatggAACAAGAGTATAATTTTTACGGGGCATCTGTATGAATATATGCATTTGTAGACTTTTTCATACATTGTGCATTCCTTTCTGGACACATTTTGTCAAATATTTTAGTCTACTACTGAATAAATTTAACAAGATTTCAGAGTTTCCACACTTGCTGCAGACTTGAGTACATAGATTTTTGCAATGAATTACTTGTAGAAATCAGGAACTACAATATCTGTAGCTAAATTGTACTCGATAGGACACCAAAGTTGTGTTAAGTGCagttatatactatatatacagGTACCAAATTCAAAATTCTAAATTAATTGTGTGAAGCTCAGTCTCAACAGTTCGAAATAGGAAGGTACTGATGACTTTGTACCTTTAGAACAAGTGCATCTTTGAGTTTGCTTATAATCATCTTAAG of the Daucus carota subsp. sativus chromosome 4, DH1 v3.0, whole genome shotgun sequence genome contains:
- the LOC108216770 gene encoding squamosa promoter-binding-like protein 7, producing the protein METACNLFHNNSNNNNNNNNNNSSRGPFYNFTHFAWDNNINNWELATPSSHSHSAASHYDLFHHPPEMLYGGALYGGGVSGPHNHPDPHLMCLKLGKRNYFEDPNGRNVSTGLTISKRGRGYCDGGEAAVTVAIPATVPRCQVEGCHVALLNAKEYHRRHKVCELHSKAPKVVVLGMEQRFCQQCSRFHLVTEFDDTKRSCRRRLAGHNERRRKSSQEHSTTVIRNNNPSQGRALSLLSSRNDSSISSPDLSSRCSAALRELIAENRAALLAKQFVFDKDLPFHHAEDVNVQQNNHSSHHHYHHHPLVSTNESHMFSEPQGWDRFDEPGTNNVTLDLMQAPTSAFELLSMRGKSKEDEECSQLWSSFS